A genomic stretch from bacterium includes:
- a CDS encoding PfkB family carbohydrate kinase, with amino-acid sequence MSVLVVGSVALDTVKTPFGEAGEVLGGAAVYFSMAASLFTNVNLVGVVGTDFPKEHVELLSRRSIDLTGLQKREGQTFRWSGEYTYNLNEAKTLDTKLNVFEDFRPDIPEVYRNSESVFLANIDPELQLQVLEQVRSPRVVACDTMNFWISGKRGALLKLLKRIDIIILNDAEIRQLTNEPNLVKAANILRSFGPRYVIIKKGEHGVLMFTGSSFFSAPAYPLEYIFDPTGAGDTFAGGFMGYLDTCEGLAEANLRKAIVYGSVLASFNVEEFSLRRLSRVHIGEVKDRFREFERMSRFEGV; translated from the coding sequence ATGAGTGTTCTGGTGGTCGGTTCAGTGGCCCTTGATACGGTTAAGACCCCCTTTGGGGAGGCAGGGGAGGTGTTGGGGGGAGCCGCGGTTTATTTCTCTATGGCTGCCTCGCTCTTTACTAACGTGAACTTAGTCGGGGTAGTGGGCACTGACTTTCCGAAAGAGCATGTCGAACTCCTCAGTCGGCGATCTATTGATCTAACCGGACTTCAGAAGAGGGAAGGCCAGACCTTTCGGTGGTCAGGGGAATATACCTATAACCTGAATGAGGCCAAAACCTTGGATACCAAGCTGAATGTCTTTGAGGATTTTAGGCCGGATATCCCTGAGGTCTACCGGAATTCTGAATCGGTCTTTTTAGCCAACATTGACCCTGAGCTTCAACTGCAAGTCCTGGAACAGGTTCGATCTCCCAGGGTGGTAGCCTGCGATACCATGAATTTCTGGATAAGTGGGAAGCGTGGAGCCCTCCTTAAGCTCCTCAAGCGCATAGATATTATCATCCTAAACGATGCTGAAATACGTCAGTTAACTAATGAGCCGAATTTAGTCAAGGCAGCCAATATCCTCAGGAGCTTTGGTCCCAGATATGTCATCATCAAGAAGGGTGAACACGGGGTGCTGATGTTCACCGGCTCTTCCTTTTTCTCTGCCCCGGCCTATCCCTTAGAATACATCTTTGATCCAACCGGCGCCGGGGACACCTTTGCCGGTGGCTTTATGGGCTACCTGGATACCTGCGAGGGATTAGCAGAGGCTAATCTCCGTAAGGCGATTGTCTATGGAAGTGTTTTGGCTTCCTTTAACGTGGAGGAATTCAGCCTGAGACGTCTGAGCAGGGTCCATATCGGTGAAGTCAAGGATAGATTCAGGGAGTTTGAAAGGATGTCCCGCTTTGAGGGGGTGTAA